From Anaerolineae bacterium, a single genomic window includes:
- a CDS encoding HAMP domain-containing histidine kinase — protein MARARASDAPIWMLSVPVQHVSNILRWISLALAIGLSFVDQSQEGRLVGTLPLAAGVALYFLARTLVPLLSRLPDRPLLATALDALVATVAVYLNGGYHSAFFILYLFVLITVAFYFNVVTSIVLANISGFLYVLACVLSPAGLSAPWAVYLVSTKLVLLLVVALVTSLLLEQLRHEHMQTARERALAEAQATFVSMVSHELRTPLTCIKSSVEMLQALEEGGAPAEERGMLLQTIADHTARLEGLVNDLLNVTKLEAGQMSLTLQPTDLAELLRRIALAYRSMLAQKEQALYLELDEELTRVWVDRKGIEQIVGNILSNAHKFSPAHTSITLRLYRRNDQACISVQDQGPGIPEDEQERIFDKFYVGRQQRAGVGLGLYIARRLAELHGGRITVESKPGAGSTFTLWLPIHRPEENES, from the coding sequence ATGGCCCGGGCACGCGCTTCGGATGCGCCCATTTGGATGCTGTCCGTCCCGGTACAGCATGTTTCGAACATCCTGCGCTGGATAAGCCTGGCACTGGCCATCGGCCTTTCGTTCGTGGACCAATCGCAGGAGGGCCGGCTGGTCGGGACACTGCCGCTGGCCGCCGGCGTGGCCCTTTACTTTCTGGCGCGCACCCTCGTCCCCCTGCTGTCCCGACTCCCGGACCGGCCTCTGCTGGCCACGGCCCTGGACGCCCTGGTTGCCACTGTTGCGGTATATCTCAACGGCGGCTATCACAGCGCCTTCTTTATCCTGTACCTCTTTGTGCTCATCACCGTGGCCTTTTACTTCAACGTGGTGACCAGCATCGTGCTGGCGAATATCTCCGGCTTCCTATACGTCCTGGCATGTGTCCTCAGCCCCGCAGGCCTGAGCGCCCCCTGGGCGGTCTATCTGGTCAGCACCAAGCTGGTGCTCCTCTTGGTGGTGGCCCTGGTGACCTCCCTTTTGCTGGAGCAACTGCGGCATGAGCATATGCAGACGGCGCGCGAGCGGGCGCTGGCCGAGGCGCAGGCGACCTTTGTCTCCATGGTGTCGCACGAACTGCGCACGCCGCTGACCTGTATCAAAAGCTCGGTGGAGATGCTCCAAGCGTTAGAGGAAGGGGGAGCGCCGGCGGAGGAGCGGGGCATGCTCCTGCAGACCATCGCCGACCACACCGCCCGCCTGGAGGGGTTGGTGAATGACTTGCTCAACGTGACCAAGCTTGAGGCCGGCCAGATGTCGCTCACCCTGCAACCGACGGACCTGGCGGAGCTACTGCGGCGCATAGCCCTGGCGTATCGCTCCATGCTGGCGCAGAAAGAACAGGCGCTGTATCTGGAGCTGGACGAGGAACTGACGCGCGTCTGGGTGGACCGCAAGGGTATCGAGCAGATCGTGGGCAATATCCTCTCGAACGCCCATAAATTCTCGCCGGCCCACACATCCATCACCCTGCGCCTGTACCGCCGCAACGACCAGGCCTGCATCTCCGTGCAGGACCAGGGGCCCGGCATCCCAGAGGACGAACAGGAGCGCATCTTCGACAAGTTTTACGTTGGGCGGCAGCAGCGCGCCGGCGTGGGCCTGGGGCTGTACATTGCCCGCCGGCTGGCCGAACTGCACGGCGGCCGCATCACCGTGGAGAGCAAGCCCGGCGCCGGCAGTACCTTCACCCTCTGGCTGCCCATTCATCGTCCGGAGGAAAACGAATCATGA